A region of Pseudobacteroides sp. DNA encodes the following proteins:
- a CDS encoding phosphoadenylyl-sulfate reductase, translating into MSKLNLIELNNEYVKKSPEDIIRFVINEIGSSKIVLASSLSIEDQVLTDILLKNNPKARIFFLDTGRHFQNTYDLMAETMQRYNFNYEVYAPDSKDLEAAVSKYGPNFFYESVEQRKRCCEIRKVKPLKRVLSTVDGWICGLRRDQSATRQEIEIFEWDSSHSIYKINPLAFWTEDMVWEYIKKHNIPYSNLYKNGFPSIGCQPCTRAVRPGEDVRSGRWWWENPDKKECGLHIRLEDEV; encoded by the coding sequence ATGAGTAAATTAAATTTAATTGAGCTAAACAATGAGTATGTAAAAAAAAGCCCTGAAGATATTATAAGATTTGTTATTAATGAAATAGGCAGTTCAAAAATTGTGTTGGCATCGAGTCTTTCTATTGAAGATCAGGTTCTTACCGATATTCTGCTTAAAAATAACCCTAAAGCCCGAATTTTCTTTTTAGATACAGGAAGGCATTTTCAAAACACCTATGACCTTATGGCAGAGACCATGCAAAGGTATAACTTCAATTATGAGGTATATGCTCCTGACAGCAAAGACTTGGAAGCTGCAGTGTCAAAGTATGGACCGAATTTCTTTTATGAAAGTGTCGAGCAAAGAAAAAGATGCTGTGAGATAAGAAAGGTTAAACCCCTAAAAAGAGTTTTAAGCACCGTAGATGGCTGGATTTGCGGGTTAAGAAGAGACCAGTCCGCGACAAGGCAGGAGATAGAAATTTTCGAATGGGACAGCAGTCATTCCATATATAAAATAAATCCTTTAGCCTTTTGGACTGAGGATATGGTTTGGGAATATATAAAGAAGCACAATATACCATACAGCAATTTATATAAAAACGGTTTCCCCAGCATCGGCTGTCAGCCATGTACAAGGGCCGTAAGGCCTGGCGAGGATGTTCGCAGCGGAAGATGGTGGTGGGAGAACCCGGACAAAAAGGAATGTGGTCTTCACATTAGATTGGAGGATGAGGTATGA
- a CDS encoding sulfate/molybdate ABC transporter ATP-binding protein — translation MSIEISNITKSFDSFKALSEINLQINTGELVALLGPSGSGKTTLLRIIAGLETADSGNIIFDGEDNTRKSTQDRKVGFVFQHYALFKHMNVFENIAFGLKVRPSKLRPDKEEINNKVNELLSLVKMEELAKRYPAQLSGGQRQRIALARALAVEPKVLLLDEPFGALDAKVRKDLRRWLRKLHDEYPITSVFVTHDQEEALDVADRIVILNKGKIEQIGTPEEVYDNPVNPFVYNFLGNVNLFHGRVHNGKVEIGSMKLDVPEHAETRNKNAISYIRPHDIEISLDAKGNEFIGAEIVFIRAVGPIVNLELRRLDSGDYIEAEISKEKYRKLGLKEKQNIFVRPRDFRVFIPEDYVI, via the coding sequence ATGAGTATTGAGATTTCCAATATAACAAAGTCCTTTGATTCATTTAAGGCACTAAGCGAAATAAATCTTCAGATCAACACTGGAGAACTGGTGGCTCTATTGGGGCCGTCAGGTTCAGGGAAGACAACTCTTTTAAGAATAATTGCCGGGTTGGAAACGGCTGACAGCGGAAACATTATTTTTGACGGTGAAGATAACACACGAAAAAGTACACAGGATAGAAAAGTTGGATTTGTTTTTCAGCATTATGCATTATTTAAACACATGAATGTTTTTGAAAACATAGCTTTCGGTTTGAAGGTCAGACCTTCTAAGCTGAGGCCTGACAAGGAGGAAATTAACAATAAGGTGAATGAACTGCTCTCCCTTGTAAAGATGGAGGAACTGGCGAAACGTTATCCTGCACAGCTATCGGGTGGTCAGCGTCAGAGAATTGCTCTTGCAAGGGCGTTGGCTGTTGAGCCGAAGGTATTACTGCTGGATGAGCCTTTTGGAGCTCTAGATGCAAAAGTAAGAAAGGACCTTCGAAGATGGCTCAGGAAGCTGCATGATGAATACCCAATTACAAGTGTTTTTGTTACACATGATCAGGAGGAGGCACTTGATGTAGCAGATAGAATTGTAATATTAAATAAAGGAAAGATAGAGCAAATAGGTACACCTGAAGAGGTGTACGATAATCCTGTTAACCCTTTTGTTTATAATTTTTTGGGGAATGTAAACCTCTTCCACGGAAGGGTGCATAATGGGAAGGTTGAAATAGGATCAATGAAGCTTGATGTACCGGAACACGCTGAAACCAGAAATAAAAATGCAATTAGCTATATCCGCCCCCATGATATTGAAATAAGCCTTGATGCAAAAGGAAATGAATTTATTGGGGCAGAGATTGTTTTTATAAGGGCTGTAGGACCCATAGTAAACCTGGAACTAAGGAGGCTTGACAGCGGAGATTATATTGAGGCGGAAATCAGCAAAGAGAAATACAGGAAACTTGGGCTTAAAGAAAAACAAAATATTTTTGTGAGACCTAGAGATTTTAGGGTATTTATACCAGAGGATTACGTGATTTAA
- the cysW gene encoding sulfate ABC transporter permease subunit CysW — MGGSIPINIKIISQNSRKVVSKSKIVPIVLTTIALMFFVLMLLVPLISVFIKAFEQGASVYYAAISDPMAMKAIKLTLFTIAIVVPINTAFGLIVAWAVAKFKFKGKNLLITIIDLPFAISPVVAGLIFVLLFSTSHGLLAPILTALGIKVIFAPAGIVIATLFVTMPFVARELIPLMEVQGTSEEEAALTLGASGLKTFFLITLPNVKWALLYGVMLTAARAAGEFGAVSVVSGHIRGLTNTLPLHVEILYNEYKFSAAFAVATLLTIIAIINLIIKNIADWKISQQYRKSN; from the coding sequence ATGGGTGGAAGTATTCCTATAAATATTAAGATCATAAGTCAAAATAGTAGAAAAGTGGTAAGTAAATCAAAAATCGTCCCCATAGTTTTAACAACAATTGCACTAATGTTTTTTGTACTAATGCTCCTGGTTCCTCTCATTTCAGTATTTATTAAAGCTTTTGAGCAGGGAGCAAGTGTGTACTATGCTGCAATCAGTGATCCCATGGCTATGAAAGCCATAAAGCTGACACTTTTTACAATAGCCATTGTTGTTCCCATAAATACTGCATTTGGACTTATAGTAGCTTGGGCAGTAGCTAAATTTAAGTTTAAAGGAAAAAACCTGCTAATTACTATAATAGATTTACCCTTTGCAATTTCCCCTGTTGTTGCAGGATTGATATTTGTTTTGCTTTTCAGCACCAGTCATGGACTTTTAGCTCCAATTCTTACTGCTTTGGGTATTAAGGTGATATTTGCCCCTGCCGGTATTGTTATTGCTACTTTATTTGTAACAATGCCCTTTGTAGCCAGGGAATTGATTCCTTTAATGGAAGTCCAGGGAACCTCGGAAGAGGAGGCTGCACTTACTTTGGGGGCAAGCGGCTTAAAAACATTCTTTCTTATAACCCTTCCCAATGTCAAATGGGCACTTTTATACGGGGTAATGCTCACAGCTGCAAGAGCAGCAGGGGAGTTCGGTGCAGTTTCGGTTGTATCAGGTCATATAAGAGGGCTTACTAATACACTTCCCCTTCATGTTGAGATTCTATACAATGAATACAAGTTTTCTGCTGCTTTTGCGGTTGCAACACTGCTAACAATAATTGCTATTATAAATCTCATTATAAAAAATATTGCCGACTGGAAGATTAGTCAGCAATACCGAAAGAGTAATTGA